GAAGATACCGATTTAAAAACTTTCATGCCTATGTATTAAGATGTTAAGATGGTACCTCAAGTAACATCTGCCAAACATACTGTACCTCGAACTGTGTTAAAGATATACCCCATAGAAAAGAAAGATATAAATCAACATCTTGATTTCAGCCACACCCATATCACCACCAACCACTTCATTTAAAGttccatattattattattatttttttagcaAAAGTGAACACATAAAGGACACGTGGGGAAAGGGACCATGGCGGATTAACAAGGACAGTTATCTggaagtaaaagaaaatgagaTAGACAGAGGAACAAGAATAGAGCGCAGCCCATTCCAAAAGTCCAGGCTGGGGTAAACTGTAAGTCCGTTAAGTCACCATATTGGTGTCAGTATTGTGATTCCCACCCCAATGCACAATCCCACTTGAATGCCACAACTGCTTTGCTGTCCTTTTTGTAGTGAACTCATTTGGTGAAGGCAGCCACCACAGCCCATACCAGCTCATTGGTGGTAGCCTTCATGCTCTCCCCCTCGGGCTCCAGCTCCAACAGATGCCGCACTCTCTTCATGGCCAGGTCATATTGGTCGTCTAGCAGCGGGGCAAAGGCATTTTCCAGGACATCGGAGGAATGAGCTAAGAAGATGAGTGCGAGCATCCGCTTGTCCATTCGATGAGGGTCATTCACCCACTTGTCCAGTACAGCCTCCTGGACCTTCTTGATGAGGCGCTgcttgatgttgttgttggtcAGAGGATGTGTGGTCATATCAAAAAGCAGAAAGTTCTGCTTCTCTGTAGTGAGGACACCCTTCTCCACCAGGTTTTTGGCCAGCCGTTCACGGACGTTCCTCAGTTGATAATGAAGCTTCAGGGGGTTCCACGTCTCTCCTAAAGATGAGCATATGGAAACATGTGAAAGTCAATGATGTTACAACATGTTTATGACAAAGGCTGAAGTGTGGAACTCAATTTGAAACTGCATTTACATTAGAGAAAAGTGCAAACCCATATCCCTATATCGTATTTAAGAAGCCAACAGTTGAGACTGGGCCAAAGTGATAACATACACATGGTGTTTTTAAAGCAGTGGATATGCCGCCACATTCTGTTCAAACGcaggttttaaaacaaacacagaaagtaATAAAGCACAAAATAGAGTCCCCATTCTTCTCCTAAAGAGCTGTACTCTgcaaacaatgtcaacaaaaaacacatgacaaTACAGTGAATCACACACGAGGCTTCTTACACAGCTGCTTGTGTGAATACAAATAAGAGTACACttcaacatttcattttctaaatGCTGTacattaattaatatttaaatgttttgatttgcactgaactccagacatCCGTGTGAAACAAATGTCAGTGTTAAAGCGTCtttctgcagattttttttttgaaaaataatatCTAAGGATGAAAAAGCAGTACAGATAGAAGACACCAGTAacgatgtcaagagagcttttgatgataaataaaaaacatgtgatgCAGTTGTGGCTGATTGAttttgatccccagtcttccccatctgcatgccgaagtgtccttgggcagatgctgaaccctgaattgctcATCATAGAAACTGAGTTGTTTAACTCTGAACAACACATGCAGAAGTTCGTACATTAAAGCTgatcaggaaaaaaaatcactgtgATTAAAATACAATGTCTAATCAGCTGCTGTTTAACAGGCAGTTGGTGTATGATATTGTACACAATAATGTATTTTCATAATTCATACAAATAGCACTCAGTTTCATTGTATGCCTGGAAATATTTGGACAGGGACACAATTTTAATAAGTTGGTCCCTGTAAGCTACCACaaaggatttgaaatgaaataattgAGATGCTAttgactttcagctttaatttgagggtatttatTGGGTGGGCTATTCCCTCGTTATTTTATCATCAATTAAGCAGGTAAAGCGTCTGGAGTTGATTTCAGGTGTGGCCTTTTCATTTGGCAGCTGTTGCTGGGAATCCACAACATGCAGTCAAAAGAGCTCTCAATGCAGGTTACACAGGCCATCCTTAGGCTGCGAAAAAATCCATCAGAGAGCTAGCAGAAACATTCGGAGCGGCCAAATCAACAGTTTGGTACATTCTGTGAAAAAAGGAACGCACTGGTGACCTCAGCGACAGAAAAAGGCCTGGATGTCCATGAAGACAACAGCAGTTTGATGATCACAGTTTCTTTTCCATGGTAAAGAATAACCCCTTCACAACATCTAGTGTGGTGAAGAAGACTCTCCAGGAAGTAGGCGTATCATTATCCGAGTCTACCATAAAGAGAAGACATCACAAGAGCAAATGCAGAGGGTTCACCACAAGGTGCAAACCATTCACAGGCCTCAAGAATAGAAAGGccagattagagtttgccaaaaCACATCTAAAAAAGCCAGCCCAGTTCTCGAACAGCATTCTTTGGACAGATGAAACTAAGATCAACCTGTACCAGAACGATTGCACCAGCGCCGCGCAGCGCCAAGGAAAACCaggcgcctcctatccacccccctTTTAAACTTTTGTGCGGTTCACATGGGCTGCGATGCGCCTCGCGccctgcaccgatggtttcggcgtTGAGTCTGTCGAGTTCGCTTAATACAATacgggttacatacaacaacaagcggggaaaagcagaatcgcgggctaaCTGCACGGCGCGGCACAGCGTTTCTGTTTCCAGTGTAAACCAGGCGTAACGTTGTTATATTGAAGAACATTTGTTATGATGAATTGAAATAAAACGTTTTAGAAATCGAAAAAGTAaattcataaaacaaaaacaaagatgcgtcgatttaaaatattgatgtcgATGCATTTTCAGCGTCGACATCATCGATGACGTCGACTAATCGCTGCAGCACTAGTGGAGACAGTGTGATGCATGGCTTCCAATGGCACTGGGTCACTAGTGTTTATTGATGATATAACAGAAGATGCAAGAATTGTGAAGTAAGGAATTTGTTGCAATTCCTAAACCATTCCTCCAATTTTGATGTAATTAAAGCTGAACGTTTGCACTTCAAAAGCATCtcgattattttatttcaaatccaTTGTGGTGGCATACAGGgccaaaattatgaaaatgttgtCGCTTTCCAAATATTTCCAGACCTAACTGAAAGTTAAATTGTACACTTACATTCTAATCTTCGAACCACATGTGACAAAGCTAAAAAATACACTGTACAAATATAAGGAGGCAGCATGGGCCTGTTTTTTTTCTAGATTAATGCACAGATACACCACCAGAATGAGGCTGCGATGCTCATGAACTCACCACTGAGCAGTTCGATCCAGCTCTGCACAGTTTCTGGTGGTTGGGTGTCTTTGATGTGTTTCAGGGCTTCATCCAGTAGCACGTCACCTGTTGGAGCATCTGACTTACAAATTACCTGCGAATGATGACAGACAGTTACAAAGTGTAGTAATCAGAGGACAGCTGCTGAAATCCTTGCTGAATTTATCAAGGATCCGCTCACATCACTGACTgatattcacattcacaccataCACTGCTGATTTGTATATTATGGGCTCAACTAGATGTTTATCTATAATTAACTTTCTTGGTGTTGATCGAGATCTTCTTGATTATTCAACTGTTGGTCTCTAAAATGAGAAACCAGTGAACAATGCCCAACATTTTCCCTGACGCCTAGACTGActggggacatattatgcccattttaccacagttgatatggctccttggggtcttaatgaaatgtctgtaacgtATTTTGGTccaaataccacaaggatcatataaaacagcacccttttaccctgtctaaaacagccctcctcagattgacctgttttgagtgacccgccccccctctctcaccaacagccccccctctctcaccaacagccccccctctctcaccaacagccccccctctctcaccaacagccccccctctctcaccaacagccccccctctcacactcacacacacacacacacacacacacacacacacacacacacacacacacacacacacacacgaggggcTACAGCTCTGGAGGCTAACACCgctgcaacttttgcggcgaagtgcacttaaaaccccgggtatgaTTTTAAGTTAAAGCGAGCGACGGAGGCGGCAACGAGAtgctggtgaccggcaccggtTCGTGCAGCTCCGGGTGCGTTGAGCAAATCTGTAtgggccacaaaagttataaggcgcagctctctctctctttaataaagtaatttttttgCTTGACATGCTCAAGCCCTAGCCCGCATTCTTTAAAGAGGTGGCAAAAAAACCTTCTCTGAGCAACTTATCTACTAAAAGCATAAGCAGAAAAAATGTCCTACCTTCCTGGCCAGCAGACTTTTCCTCCTCATGCCACACGTCTCCAGCTGGAGGCGTCCTCTCAGGGCCAGTTCAATCAGCATGCACCCTCGCAAACCGGATGAAATGCAGTCATTCCAGAACGAGGTGTAGCCCTACATTGTGGAAACACACACCAGGACCCAGTTTATCAGTTCCAATGAAATTACAATCAGACAGCCAGAAGTATTTCTGATGGTTATGCGTATTGCCCTGGTGAGTCAAAtcaaagcaaacacagaaagtaACAACATAAAGTGCTTTCAGTCACAAATACGTGTAGCACCCTCAGAGGAaacaatattaacacattttttggAAGATTGGAACCACATCTCTACTGACTGAACCAAACATTACAGCTGGCATTACATTAGGACAAAGCGCAAATGTGTTTGCTCCTTAGGGATCTGAATACAGACTGGATAATAAATTGAGACTGACTAGTGCAAATTAGAAAGTGAGCCGTGTCCATCAGTAAACCAAACAGATGTTGCATCATGCTTGATACTGACAGTATCAGCTTGCACATCGCCTGGTCAAAATGTATTGAAGAAAGATCAATAAAGATAACTATTATTAAAGCACATGACAAACTCATTCCTGATCGGTCATTTAGAGTAAATTCCACAGCTTTGTCAGGAAATGTTTATGAGTCTACATCATAAAGTGATTTTTTGAATAGGCACTTTTAAAAGGAAATTGACCTCCCACCTGTTGAAACTTATAAACATGCCTTTTTGTTATTACAAATGCACTTGGTCACCATGGTTGGAGGCAGATGGTCTCAAATCAAATGATAACAA
The genomic region above belongs to Pleuronectes platessa chromosome 4, fPlePla1.1, whole genome shotgun sequence and contains:
- the LOC128438058 gene encoding Golgi phosphoprotein 3: MTSLTQRSSGLVQRRTEASRNAADKDRPPAEEDDEPRRGDEQEEDDPGDSKETRLTLMEEVLLLGLKDREGYTSFWNDCISSGLRGCMLIELALRGRLQLETCGMRRKSLLARKVICKSDAPTGDVLLDEALKHIKDTQPPETVQSWIELLSGETWNPLKLHYQLRNVRERLAKNLVEKGVLTTEKQNFLLFDMTTHPLTNNNIKQRLIKKVQEAVLDKWVNDPHRMDKRMLALIFLAHSSDVLENAFAPLLDDQYDLAMKRVRHLLELEPEGESMKATTNELVWAVVAAFTK